In Anaerolineales bacterium, the following proteins share a genomic window:
- a CDS encoding glycosyltransferase family 4 protein: protein MKILTVLTYYRPHTSGLTIYAERLARAFAKRGHQVTVMTTQFDPSLPRVETLDGVKIVRVPVAARISKGVLAPTFGWVATKLVAQHDVVQMHLPQFDAPGVALRGRLFGKPAVLTYHCDLLLPPGLFNRFVNGVVTFMNHLSGFFANHIVTYTQDYADHSPYLSHYASKLTPILPPVELPTPRPGAVEAFAETHRVRERKPVIGMAARFAAEKGVEVLLDALPAILKQFPKAQVLFAGTYQNVMGEQAYSDRLMPRIREYEAAGHWTFLGNLDPEQMAAFYPNLDVLTVPSLNSTEAFGLVQIEAMLNGVPCVPSALPGVRQPVTMHGMGRVAKIGDAADLAESILTVLNEPEKFKGDVASIRKSYDPDSIAAEYEKLFERLMGKTS from the coding sequence ATGAAAATCCTCACCGTTCTCACCTACTATCGTCCGCACACCTCGGGGCTGACGATCTATGCCGAACGCCTCGCGCGCGCCTTCGCCAAACGCGGACACCAAGTGACCGTGATGACCACACAATTCGACCCGTCGTTGCCGCGCGTAGAGACGCTGGACGGCGTGAAGATCGTCCGCGTGCCGGTGGCGGCGAGAATCAGCAAAGGCGTTCTCGCGCCGACGTTCGGCTGGGTCGCCACGAAACTCGTCGCACAGCACGATGTGGTGCAAATGCATCTCCCGCAATTCGACGCGCCCGGCGTGGCATTGCGCGGTCGGCTCTTCGGCAAACCCGCCGTGCTCACCTATCACTGCGACCTGCTCCTGCCGCCCGGCTTGTTCAACCGTTTCGTCAACGGCGTGGTGACCTTCATGAATCACCTTTCGGGATTCTTCGCCAATCACATCGTGACCTACACACAGGACTACGCCGACCATTCGCCCTACCTCTCGCATTACGCTTCAAAACTGACCCCGATCCTGCCGCCGGTTGAGTTGCCGACTCCACGCCCCGGCGCGGTGGAGGCATTCGCGGAAACGCATCGCGTCCGCGAACGGAAACCGGTCATCGGCATGGCGGCGCGCTTCGCCGCAGAAAAGGGAGTCGAGGTGCTGCTCGACGCGTTGCCTGCCATCTTGAAACAATTCCCCAAGGCGCAAGTCCTCTTCGCAGGGACGTATCAAAACGTGATGGGCGAACAAGCCTATTCAGACCGTCTCATGCCGCGCATCCGCGAGTATGAAGCCGCGGGGCATTGGACATTTTTGGGGAACCTCGACCCGGAGCAAATGGCGGCGTTCTACCCCAACCTCGATGTGTTGACCGTGCCATCGCTCAACTCCACCGAGGCGTTCGGACTGGTGCAGATCGAAGCGATGCTGAACGGAGTGCCGTGCGTTCCATCCGCTTTGCCAGGGGTGCGCCAGCCGGTGACGATGCACGGCATGGGACGCGTCGCTAAAATCGGCGATGCGGCTGACTTGGCTGAATCAATCCTCACCGTCCTGAATGAACCGGAAAAGTTCAAAGGCGACGTCGCCTCCATCCGCAAATCCTACGATCCCGATTCCATTGCGGCGGAGTATGAAAAATTATTCGAAAGGT
- a CDS encoding GDP-mannose 4,6-dehydratase produces the protein MSKHYLITGGGGFIGSNYAFRLIQRGERVTIFDNLARAGAPRNIAWLKEQFGENGFTLVVGDVRNADLIGETAKPADVIVHLAGQVAVTTSVTNPRDDFESNALGTFNALEAARLSQRNPIFLYASTNKVYGGMDDVELVEESTRWLYKDLQYGCAETQPLDFHSPYGVSKGAGDQYVRDYARIYGLRSVVFRQSCIYGPRQFGIEDQGWLAWMMIAAVTGRKITIYGDGKQVRDVLHVNDLLDAYDAAIEKIEVAKGQIYNVGGGKRNVMAVWAEFGPILEKLLGKKIEVAREDWRPGDQRVFYADLRKAKHELGWEPKIDLEEGMELMFEWVKANKELF, from the coding sequence ATGAGCAAACATTACTTGATCACAGGCGGCGGGGGATTCATCGGATCGAACTACGCCTTTCGGCTGATTCAACGTGGCGAGCGCGTCACCATCTTCGACAATCTCGCGCGGGCGGGCGCGCCGCGTAACATCGCCTGGTTGAAGGAACAATTCGGGGAAAACGGATTTACCCTCGTCGTCGGGGACGTGAGAAACGCCGACTTGATCGGCGAAACAGCCAAACCTGCGGATGTGATCGTGCATCTAGCGGGGCAGGTCGCGGTGACGACGTCGGTCACGAATCCGCGCGACGATTTTGAATCCAACGCGTTGGGAACGTTCAACGCCCTCGAAGCCGCGCGACTCTCACAACGGAATCCCATTTTTCTGTACGCGTCCACCAACAAAGTCTACGGCGGCATGGACGATGTGGAGCTGGTCGAAGAATCGACGCGCTGGCTGTACAAAGATTTGCAATACGGTTGCGCTGAAACGCAGCCGCTCGATTTCCATTCGCCGTACGGCGTGAGCAAAGGCGCGGGCGATCAATACGTGCGCGATTACGCGCGCATTTACGGCTTGCGCTCGGTTGTCTTTCGTCAATCGTGCATTTATGGTCCGCGCCAATTCGGCATCGAAGATCAGGGCTGGCTGGCGTGGATGATGATCGCCGCAGTGACGGGACGCAAAATCACCATTTACGGCGACGGCAAACAAGTGCGCGATGTGTTGCACGTGAACGACCTGCTCGACGCGTACGATGCCGCCATCGAAAAGATCGAGGTTGCCAAAGGGCAAATTTACAACGTCGGCGGCGGTAAACGCAACGTGATGGCGGTCTGGGCGGAGTTCGGTCCCATCCTGGAAAAATTGCTCGGCAAGAAAATCGAAGTGGCGCGCGAGGACTGGCGTCCCGGCGACCAGCGCGTCTTTTACGCGGACTTGCGGAAGGCAAAACACGAACTCGGCTGGGAGCCGAAAATTGACCTCGAGGAGGGAATGGAGTTGATGTTCGAGTGGGTGAAGGCGAATAAGGAGTTGTTTTAG
- a CDS encoding lysylphosphatidylglycerol synthase transmembrane domain-containing protein, whose translation MKDAKKWLPGAIISILLIGAILYFVDLRKMVDALRNANYVYLAIALVIGFVWMAVRAKVWRTLLRDRASFSDVFWTIGEGYMLNNFLPFRLGEIGRAFLLSRKSSMTFMEIIPTIVIERTMDLIYTAIIFVSVIPFVVGAEGSARGAIVAGSVVLAGFVLLFILARNNQWALDLFHKLTARFPRLQKFGGSFLESFFAGLSVLTDGWLFVKFLFWMTINWAISIVAYYLIIRAFFPQANMIWAMFGLGMAAFGGAIPSAPGALGTFEGAIVFALTRFVPDESTALAVAIAMRLYNYINSITVGAIGLSREGQTLSGVYQQLMSFRNKQSPEQTQ comes from the coding sequence ATGAAAGACGCAAAAAAATGGCTGCCCGGCGCGATCATCAGCATCCTGCTGATCGGCGCGATCCTCTATTTCGTTGACCTGCGCAAAATGGTGGACGCGCTGCGCAACGCGAATTACGTCTACCTCGCCATCGCGCTGGTCATTGGCTTTGTGTGGATGGCGGTGCGCGCGAAAGTGTGGCGGACTCTGCTTCGCGACCGCGCTTCGTTTAGCGACGTGTTCTGGACGATCGGCGAGGGATATATGCTCAACAACTTCCTTCCCTTCCGCCTCGGCGAGATCGGACGCGCGTTCCTGCTCAGCCGCAAATCTTCGATGACTTTTATGGAAATCATCCCAACTATTGTGATCGAACGCACGATGGATTTAATTTACACAGCCATTATTTTTGTTTCCGTGATTCCCTTCGTCGTCGGCGCGGAGGGAAGCGCGCGGGGGGCGATCGTTGCCGGTTCGGTGGTGCTGGCGGGTTTCGTACTGTTGTTCATTCTGGCGCGCAACAACCAATGGGCGCTCGATCTTTTTCACAAACTCACCGCGCGATTCCCGCGCTTGCAAAAATTCGGCGGCAGTTTCCTCGAATCGTTCTTCGCCGGTTTGAGCGTGCTGACCGACGGCTGGCTCTTCGTTAAATTCTTGTTTTGGATGACGATCAACTGGGCGATTTCCATTGTCGCCTACTACCTCATCATCCGCGCCTTTTTCCCGCAGGCAAACATGATCTGGGCGATGTTCGGTCTCGGCATGGCGGCGTTCGGCGGAGCCATCCCGTCCGCGCCTGGCGCGCTCGGAACGTTCGAAGGCGCGATCGTATTCGCTCTCACCCGTTTCGTCCCGGACGAATCCACAGCGTTGGCGGTGGCAATCGCCATGCGCCTGTATAACTATATCAACAGCATCACTGTCGGAGCGATCGGTCTCTCGCGCGAAGGGCAGACGCTTTCAGGCGTGTACCAACAATTGATGAGTTTCAGGAATAAACAGTCCCCAGAACAAACTCAGTAA
- the lepA gene encoding translation elongation factor 4: protein MTDHIRNFCIIAHVDHGKSTLADRLLQLTGAISEREMTEQVLDTMDIEREKGVTIKASAVRMYYTAKDNFKYEINLIDTPGHVDFGYEVSRALKACEGAVLVVDATQGIEAQTLANLYQALDADLTLIPVINKIDLPSARPDEVAEDVGSLLGVPPEAVLRVSAKEGVNVDQILEAIVTRVPPPKDADDAPLRALVFDSHYDAYKGVIAYIRVVEGSLKSTDVLRMFSTREDMRPVEIGIFAPSMKPAERLGSGEVGYIATGFKTVHECRVGDTITRAAQPASDPLPGYHTPKPMVFAGIYPVEADDYPELRDSLEKLQLNDASLTYQPETSQALGFGFRAGFLGLFHMEIIQERIEREYNLDVLFTAPSVEYQVLLIDNETIPVDSPAELPDESKIVEVREPWMTIEIITPTDYYGPIMDIVTKRRGIFKKQEYPAPHRVQLDFEIPLSEIIVDFFDDLKSRTKGYASLDYQFLEYRPDELQKLEILVNGEPLDALATIVHQKDAYHKGQRLITKLKELIPRQLYDVAVQASAGGRIISRANVKATRKDVLAKCYGGDITRKKKLLEKQKKGKKRLKMVGNVEIPQDAFMAVLKLNEE, encoded by the coding sequence ATGACCGACCATATCCGTAATTTCTGCATCATTGCCCATGTGGATCATGGAAAATCCACGCTTGCCGACCGCCTGTTGCAACTGACGGGCGCGATCTCGGAACGCGAGATGACCGAGCAGGTGCTGGATACCATGGACATCGAGCGCGAAAAGGGCGTCACGATCAAGGCGTCGGCTGTCCGCATGTATTACACGGCGAAAGATAATTTCAAATACGAGATCAATCTGATTGACACGCCCGGTCACGTGGACTTCGGTTACGAGGTCAGCCGCGCGCTCAAGGCGTGCGAAGGCGCGGTGCTGGTCGTGGACGCCACGCAGGGCATCGAAGCGCAGACGCTGGCGAATCTCTATCAGGCGCTCGACGCCGATCTCACGCTCATCCCCGTCATCAACAAAATTGACCTGCCCTCCGCGCGTCCCGACGAAGTGGCTGAAGATGTGGGCAGCCTGCTTGGGGTCCCGCCTGAAGCGGTGTTGCGCGTCTCGGCGAAAGAGGGCGTCAACGTGGATCAAATCCTCGAGGCGATCGTCACCCGCGTCCCCCCTCCAAAAGATGCGGACGACGCGCCGTTGCGCGCGCTCGTCTTCGATTCGCATTACGACGCGTATAAAGGCGTGATCGCATACATCCGTGTCGTTGAAGGTTCGCTGAAATCTACCGACGTGTTGCGGATGTTTTCGACGCGCGAAGATATGCGTCCCGTTGAAATTGGAATCTTCGCGCCGAGCATGAAACCTGCGGAGCGACTCGGCTCGGGCGAAGTGGGCTACATCGCAACGGGATTCAAAACCGTGCATGAGTGCCGCGTGGGAGACACGATCACGCGCGCCGCTCAGCCTGCCTCAGACCCTTTGCCCGGATACCACACCCCGAAGCCGATGGTCTTCGCGGGGATTTATCCCGTCGAAGCGGACGACTACCCCGAATTGCGCGACTCGCTCGAAAAATTGCAACTCAACGACGCCTCATTGACGTATCAGCCTGAAACATCACAAGCGCTGGGGTTCGGATTCCGCGCGGGCTTTCTCGGTTTGTTCCACATGGAGATCATTCAGGAACGCATCGAACGCGAATACAATTTGGATGTTCTGTTCACCGCGCCGTCGGTGGAATATCAAGTGTTGTTGATTGACAACGAGACCATCCCCGTTGATTCGCCCGCCGAACTGCCCGACGAATCGAAGATCGTCGAAGTGCGCGAGCCGTGGATGACGATCGAGATCATCACGCCCACCGATTATTACGGTCCGATCATGGATATTGTCACGAAACGACGCGGCATCTTCAAGAAGCAAGAGTATCCCGCGCCTCATCGCGTCCAATTGGATTTTGAAATTCCGCTGTCTGAAATTATCGTTGACTTCTTCGACGATTTGAAATCGCGCACGAAAGGTTATGCCTCGCTCGATTATCAATTTTTGGAATATCGCCCCGACGAGTTGCAGAAACTGGAGATCCTCGTCAACGGCGAACCGCTCGACGCGCTGGCGACCATCGTCCATCAAAAGGACGCGTACCACAAAGGTCAACGGCTCATCACCAAATTGAAGGAGTTGATTCCACGTCAGTTGTACGACGTGGCGGTGCAAGCCTCCGCAGGCGGACGAATCATCTCGCGGGCGAACGTGAAGGCAACGCGCAAAGATGTGCTGGCGAAATGTTATGGCGGCGACATCACGCGCAAGAAGAAATTGCTTGAGAAACAGAAGAAGGGCAAGAAGCGTTTGAAGATGGTCGGCAACGTGGAAATCCCGCAGGACGCGTTCATGGCGGTGTTGAAGTTGAATGAGGAATGA
- a CDS encoding TlyA family RNA methyltransferase, translating to MPKVRLDVLLVERGLADSRAKAQALIMAGQVRVTGQVAWKPATPVDSESKLTVDSGPRFVSRGGEKLDAALEAFKIDVKDFVCADVGASTGGFTDCLLQRGAAKVYAIDVGKGILHWKLRNDPRVVVMEKTNARYVELLPEQVDLVTIDASFISLKILLPVVKLWIASSESYRQAREERKEKELILSELGGLRGSKKSSGEIIALIKPQFEAGKKDVSRGDGVIRDPQIHRQALLDVLTFAQNEGFGIRGLVKSPLVGPKGNVEFLAWMDLSAEDVDIKPLVENVTA from the coding sequence ATGCCAAAAGTTCGTTTGGATGTTTTACTCGTCGAGCGCGGACTTGCCGACTCACGCGCCAAAGCCCAAGCCCTCATCATGGCGGGACAAGTGCGCGTGACGGGTCAGGTCGCATGGAAGCCTGCCACGCCCGTGGACAGCGAATCCAAACTGACGGTTGATTCCGGTCCGCGCTTCGTCTCACGCGGCGGCGAAAAACTGGACGCGGCGCTCGAAGCGTTCAAGATCGATGTGAAAGATTTCGTCTGCGCGGACGTCGGCGCGTCCACCGGCGGATTCACCGATTGCCTGCTCCAGCGCGGCGCGGCGAAAGTCTACGCGATTGACGTGGGCAAGGGTATCCTGCACTGGAAACTCCGCAACGATCCGCGCGTGGTTGTGATGGAAAAAACCAACGCGCGCTATGTTGAGTTGTTGCCGGAGCAAGTTGACCTCGTGACGATAGATGCGTCTTTTATTTCGTTGAAAATTTTGTTGCCGGTTGTGAAACTCTGGATTGCCAGTTCTGAGTCTTACCGCCAAGCACGCGAAGAACGCAAAGAAAAAGAATTAATTCTTAGCGAACTTGGCGGGCTTCGCGGTTCAAAAAAAAGCAGCGGCGAAATAATTGCCTTGATAAAGCCCCAATTCGAAGCCGGTAAAAAAGATGTCTCGCGCGGCGACGGCGTCATCCGTGACCCGCAGATCCACCGTCAAGCGCTTCTCGACGTGTTGACCTTCGCCCAAAACGAAGGCTTCGGCATCCGCGGGCTGGTGAAGAGTCCGCTGGTGGGACCGAAGGGGAACGTCGAGTTTCTGGCGTGGATGGATTTATCCGCTGAGGATGTTGATATAAAACCATTGGTCGAAAATGTAACCGCGTAG
- a CDS encoding decaprenyl-phosphate phosphoribosyltransferase: MLSALLKTMRLRQWTKNGFVFFALIFDKQLFMREPFLRTLAGFFLFCLISSAVYLINDIADVEADRQHPEKKYRPIASGNLPIGVAWGAAIVLIVIALSLGYLLAPMFAVFLAAYLLINILYSRWIKHVPILDVLIVSFGFVLRVGAGVALITVKRFSPWLYVITTLFSLYLGFGKRRAEMSLLEQGAGAHRKVLDGYTLPLLDQFITIVSGMTIVTYSLYTFFAENLPANHSMMLTIPFVVYGIFRYLQLIQTGHAAGAPDEVALKDRPLQITVALWMLTVLVIFYFS; the protein is encoded by the coding sequence ATGCTCTCCGCCCTGCTCAAAACCATGCGCCTGCGCCAATGGACAAAGAACGGCTTCGTGTTTTTCGCGCTGATCTTCGACAAGCAATTGTTTATGCGCGAACCGTTTCTGCGGACGCTCGCGGGATTCTTTTTGTTTTGTTTGATCTCCAGCGCGGTCTACCTCATCAACGACATCGCCGACGTGGAGGCGGACCGTCAACATCCCGAAAAAAAATATCGTCCCATCGCTTCGGGTAACTTGCCGATCGGCGTGGCGTGGGGCGCGGCAATTGTCCTGATTGTGATCGCGCTGTCGCTCGGTTATCTGCTCGCGCCGATGTTTGCTGTGTTTCTCGCCGCGTATCTCCTCATTAACATCCTTTACTCGCGCTGGATCAAGCACGTGCCGATTCTCGACGTGCTGATCGTCTCGTTTGGATTCGTCTTGCGCGTCGGCGCCGGCGTAGCCTTGATCACGGTCAAGCGTTTCTCGCCGTGGCTGTACGTCATCACCACGTTGTTCTCGTTGTATCTCGGCTTCGGCAAACGCCGCGCGGAAATGAGTCTGCTTGAACAAGGCGCCGGCGCGCACCGCAAAGTGTTGGATGGCTACACCCTCCCGCTCCTCGACCAATTCATTACCATCGTTTCAGGCATGACCATCGTCACGTATTCGCTGTACACATTCTTCGCCGAAAACCTGCCGGCAAATCACAGCATGATGCTGACGATTCCGTTCGTGGTCTATGGCATCTTCCGCTATTTGCAATTGATTCAAACCGGTCACGCGGCCGGCGCGCCGGACGAGGTCGCGCTCAAAGACCGCCCATTGCAAATTACGGTCGCGCTGTGGATGCTGACCGTGCTTGTAATCTTTTATTTTTCGTAG
- the mvk gene encoding mevalonate kinase — protein MTTASAPGKTILFGEHAVVYGRPALAIPVTQIHADVEILASTSTGIWIHAPGIHLQADLNSLPSDHPIAAVIHNFLFISRTPLAPTGHSPHFLRKWGEMEGGRGEGGFPNLQINIHSSIPVASGLGSGAAVTVALVRAMSSHLNYPMTDEEINAFAYDIEKLHHGTPSGIDNTVVTYAKPVYFVKGQPIEIFKVGAPFTIVIGDTGIPAPTKESVADVRKLWEGDKAKWEGVFDQVGEIAEEAREKIEAGDWRLLGELMNQNHAWLQEMTVSSPELDRLVEAARKAGAVGAKLSGGGRGGNMIALVQPENADEVSSALIAAGAKNTIVTQVT, from the coding sequence ATGACTACAGCCTCCGCGCCCGGCAAGACCATCCTATTCGGCGAACACGCTGTGGTGTACGGACGCCCTGCGCTGGCGATTCCGGTGACGCAAATCCACGCGGATGTGGAGATTCTCGCTTCAACCTCGACGGGGATTTGGATTCACGCCCCCGGCATTCACCTCCAAGCCGACCTCAACTCGCTCCCCTCCGACCATCCGATTGCCGCAGTCATCCACAATTTCTTATTCATCTCTCGTACCCCCCTCGCCCCTACGGGGCACTCCCCCCATTTTCTGCGAAAATGGGGGGAGATGGAGGGGGGTCGGGGTGAGGGAGGATTCCCGAACCTCCAAATCAACATCCATTCATCAATTCCCGTCGCCTCCGGTCTTGGCTCCGGCGCGGCGGTGACAGTCGCACTCGTGCGTGCAATGTCATCTCATTTGAATTATCCAATGACGGATGAAGAAATCAACGCCTTCGCGTACGATATCGAAAAACTCCATCACGGCACGCCCTCGGGAATCGACAATACTGTCGTCACCTATGCCAAGCCAGTGTATTTTGTGAAAGGTCAGCCCATTGAAATTTTCAAGGTCGGCGCGCCATTCACCATCGTCATCGGCGATACCGGCATTCCCGCGCCGACGAAGGAATCCGTGGCGGATGTGAGGAAACTTTGGGAAGGGGATAAAGCAAAATGGGAGGGTGTGTTCGATCAAGTTGGTGAGATTGCAGAGGAAGCAAGAGAGAAGATTGAGGCTGGAGACTGGAGACTGCTTGGCGAATTGATGAATCAAAATCACGCGTGGTTGCAGGAGATGACCGTCTCTTCGCCAGAACTGGATCGTCTCGTCGAGGCGGCGCGGAAGGCTGGGGCGGTTGGGGCAAAACTAAGCGGCGGAGGACGCGGTGGGAACATGATCGCGCTCGTCCAGCCGGAAAACGCCGACGAGGTTTCATCCGCTTTGATCGCCGCCGGCGCGAAGAACACGATCGTCACACAGGTTACATGA
- a CDS encoding type II CAAX endopeptidase family protein — protein sequence MKWIAPSLAYLAVYLGLFHFHSAWSALLGFHVAILGSLLIARPKIPVAVLFTSANSKWILVSVLLGASSGAGVFLFWKYFGIANNLPAQLESLGLNRATWLPFIVYFALVNPFVEEYFWRGYLGNASRGIRWNDLLYAGFHALILYGRVHPLATVVAVVILTIAGWFWRQLKRKNGGLLAPVLGHMAADLTILLAIWAKTV from the coding sequence ATGAAGTGGATCGCGCCGTCGCTGGCGTATCTGGCTGTCTATTTGGGGCTGTTTCATTTTCATAGCGCGTGGAGTGCGCTGCTCGGATTCCATGTTGCGATACTCGGCTCGTTGCTGATCGCGCGACCGAAGATTCCTGTCGCCGTTCTTTTCACCAGTGCAAATTCAAAATGGATTCTGGTCAGCGTGTTGCTGGGCGCGTCCAGCGGCGCGGGCGTGTTCTTGTTTTGGAAATATTTTGGCATTGCAAACAACCTGCCCGCGCAGTTGGAATCGCTTGGGCTCAACCGCGCGACGTGGCTGCCGTTCATCGTGTATTTCGCTTTGGTTAATCCGTTTGTCGAGGAATATTTTTGGCGCGGATATTTGGGAAACGCGTCAAGAGGCATTCGCTGGAACGATCTGCTATACGCGGGTTTTCACGCGTTGATTTTATACGGCAGGGTTCATCCGCTGGCGACCGTGGTTGCGGTTGTGATTCTGACCATTGCGGGTTGGTTCTGGCGTCAATTAAAGAGAAAAAATGGCGGTTTGCTCGCGCCGGTCCTCGGTCACATGGCGGCAGATTTGACGATTCTGCTTGCGATCTGGGCGAAGACGGTTTGA
- a CDS encoding class I SAM-dependent methyltransferase, producing the protein METIRGKVSREITFDELTERLAKYNEVSIDLGAGDGRFVLRMAEQHKDTFFIGIDSCRENLRVNSRTKLPNALFVIASAQALPCELNGVASHVSINFPWGSLIESLLNDDACLLNGILRVTRPRATMEIHLNADALATAGWDLHRGADQIEGTLNAAGWQTASRSDLDADALRAIPTTWAKRLAFGRDPRAVRLCFQK; encoded by the coding sequence ATGGAAACGATTCGGGGCAAAGTTTCCCGTGAAATAACTTTTGATGAATTAACCGAGCGGCTCGCGAAGTACAACGAAGTTTCGATTGATCTCGGCGCTGGCGATGGGCGTTTCGTCCTTCGCATGGCGGAACAACACAAGGATACATTCTTCATCGGCATTGATTCGTGCCGCGAGAATTTACGCGTCAACTCACGGACAAAACTGCCGAACGCGTTGTTCGTCATTGCCAGCGCGCAGGCATTGCCTTGTGAATTGAACGGGGTGGCTTCGCACGTCAGCATCAACTTTCCGTGGGGGAGTTTGATCGAGAGTTTGTTGAACGACGACGCTTGCTTGTTGAATGGAATCTTGCGGGTGACGCGTCCGCGCGCGACGATGGAAATTCACCTCAACGCGGACGCGCTCGCAACAGCAGGCTGGGATCTGCACCGCGGCGCGGACCAAATCGAAGGCACGCTAAACGCGGCGGGTTGGCAGACAGCCTCACGGTCCGATTTGGACGCGGACGCCTTACGTGCCATCCCAACCACGTGGGCGAAACGTCTCGCCTTTGGGCGCGACCCGCGCGCGGTTCGATTGTGTTTCCAAAAATAA
- a CDS encoding CoA-binding protein: protein MNSEKEMKEILLSAKTVASVGLSSNPAKESFSIVQYLKDQGYKIIPVNPTATEIMGEKAYPDLSSVPVSVDIVQVFRKPEDVPPVVDEAIKIGAKVVWMQEGIVNEEAAQKAREAGLKVVMDACMRAMHRALIGPRRINI from the coding sequence ATGAACAGCGAAAAAGAAATGAAAGAAATACTTTTATCCGCGAAGACAGTGGCGAGCGTTGGATTATCGTCTAACCCCGCAAAGGAAAGTTTTAGCATCGTACAATATTTGAAAGATCAGGGATACAAAATCATTCCCGTCAACCCAACAGCGACAGAGATCATGGGCGAAAAGGCGTATCCCGATCTGTCCTCAGTTCCCGTTTCTGTTGACATAGTTCAGGTCTTCCGTAAGCCTGAGGATGTTCCGCCCGTTGTGGATGAAGCGATCAAAATTGGCGCGAAAGTCGTGTGGATGCAAGAAGGAATTGTCAATGAAGAAGCCGCACAAAAGGCGCGCGAGGCGGGGTTGAAAGTCGTGATGGACGCGTGTATGAGGGCGATGCATCGCGCGTTGATCGGACCGAGACGGATTAATATTTGA